In Phyllostomus discolor isolate MPI-MPIP mPhyDis1 chromosome 2, mPhyDis1.pri.v3, whole genome shotgun sequence, the following are encoded in one genomic region:
- the LOC114513003 gene encoding olfactory receptor 6C76-like yields the protein MKNQTSVKEFILLGLTDDPQLNALIFLFLFFTYILSITGNMTIITLTLIDMNLKTPMYFFLRNFSFLEVLFTTVCIPRFLVSIVTGDMTISYNSCMAQVFFFILLGSTEFFLLTAMSYDRYVAICKPLHYTVIMNSRTCNQLVISSWLAGFLIIFPPVIMGLQLDFCDSNIIDHFTCDSSPMLLISCTDTAFLELMGFFLALFTLMVTLTLVILSYAFILKTILRIPSAEQRKKAFSTCSSHMIVVSISYGSCIFMYVKTSAKEGVALTKGIAVLNTSVAPMLNPFIYSLRNQQIKQSFKNLVKKCFSNKFLS from the coding sequence atgaaaaatcaaacaTCTGTGAAAGAGTTCATTCTTCTGGGACTAACAGATGACCCACAGCTAAAtgctttgatttttctatttctattcttcACATATATACTGAGTATAACTGGAAACATGACAATTATCACCCTTACTCTGATAGATATGAACCTCAAaacccccatgtacttcttccttaGGAATTTCTCTTTTCTAGAAGTCTTATTCACCACAGTTTGCATTCCTAGATTCCTGGTAAGCATTGTAACAGGGGATATGACAATTTCCTATAATTCATGCATGGCCCAggtgtttttcttcattcttcttggtTCAACAGAATTTTTCCTTTTGACTGCTATGTCCTACGATCGGTATGTGGCTATCTGTAAGCCACTGCATTACACAGTAATAATGAATAGCAGAACCTGTAACCAGCTGGTAATTAGTTCTTGGCTGGCTggatttctcattatttttccacCTGTGATCATGGGACTTCAGCTGGATTTCTGTGACTCCAACATCATTGACCACTTCACCTGTGACTCTTCTCCTATGCTGCTGATCTCCTGCACAGACACAGCATTCCTAGAGCTCATGGGATTTTTTCTAGCACTATTCACACTCATGGTAACCTTAACATTGGTGATTCTTTCCTATGCATTCATCCTTAAAACAATTCTGAGAATCCCTTCTGCTGAGCAAAGAAAAAAGGCCTTTTCCACTTGTTCCTCACACATGATTGTTGTCTCTATTTCTTATGGAAGTTGCATTTTCATGTATGTCAAAACTTCGGCAAAAGAAGGAGTGGCTTTGACTAAAGGTATAGCAGTGCTCAATACTTCTGTTGCCCCAATGCTAAATCCATTTATTTACTCCTTGAGGAACCAACAGATAAAGCAGTCCTTTAAGAACTTGGTAAAAAAAtgcttctcaaataagtttttatcataa